In the genome of Vibrio sp. NTOU-M3, one region contains:
- the pseB gene encoding UDP-N-acetylglucosamine 4,6-dehydratase (inverting) yields MLNNKTVLITGGTGSFGKQFIKTILERYSEVKKIIIFSRDELKQFELKQKYPVKDFPQLRFFIGDVRDQNRMVQACEDVDVIIHAAAIKQVDTAEYNPTECIRTNVDGAENVIHAALQCGVKDVVALSTDKACAPINLYGATKLASDKLFTAANNIKGSKNIRFSVVRYGNVMGSRGSVIPFFLNKREEGILPITHEEMTRFNISLQDGVNMVMYALENHLGGEIFVPKIPSYKILDIAEAVAPECETKVVGIRPGEKLHEEMITDTDSLNTIDLGKYYAILPSVSFTYTEEEYLTHHKAEKVPFGFKYNSGTNTEWETVESLRTLVKEHVDPNFTV; encoded by the coding sequence ACCATCCTTGAACGATACTCAGAAGTGAAAAAAATCATTATCTTTTCACGTGACGAGCTCAAACAATTCGAGCTGAAGCAAAAGTACCCAGTAAAAGATTTCCCCCAGCTTCGTTTTTTCATTGGTGATGTGCGAGATCAAAATCGCATGGTTCAAGCTTGTGAAGATGTGGATGTGATTATCCATGCTGCAGCGATCAAGCAGGTAGATACAGCTGAGTATAATCCAACAGAATGTATCCGAACCAACGTTGATGGAGCAGAAAATGTGATTCATGCTGCATTGCAATGTGGTGTAAAAGATGTTGTAGCACTTTCGACAGATAAAGCGTGTGCACCTATCAACCTGTATGGAGCAACAAAGCTGGCATCAGATAAGTTGTTCACAGCAGCGAACAACATCAAAGGTTCTAAAAATATCCGCTTCAGTGTTGTTCGCTACGGTAACGTGATGGGCTCCCGAGGTTCAGTTATCCCTTTCTTCTTAAACAAACGTGAAGAAGGTATCTTGCCAATTACTCATGAAGAGATGACGCGCTTTAATATCTCATTGCAAGATGGGGTTAATATGGTGATGTATGCACTTGAAAATCACCTAGGTGGTGAGATTTTTGTTCCAAAAATTCCATCTTACAAAATCTTAGATATTGCGGAAGCTGTTGCTCCTGAATGTGAAACCAAAGTAGTGGGTATCCGTCCTGGTGAAAAACTTCACGAAGAGATGATTACTGATACCGATTCTCTAAATACAATTGATTTAGGTAAGTATTACGCTATCTTACCTTCGGTGTCATTTACTTATACAGAAGAAGAATATTTAACACATCATAAAGCTGAGAAGGTCCCATTTGGTTTTAAATACAATTCAGGAACAAATACTGAATGGGAAACAGTAGAAAGCTTGCGTACCCTAGTGAAAGAACATGTAGATCCAAATTTTACAGTGTGA
- the pseC gene encoding UDP-4-amino-4,6-dideoxy-N-acetyl-beta-L-altrosamine transaminase — protein sequence MRRKVIPYGKQDITQEDIDGVVEVLNSNFLTQGPKVPEFEKLLTDHTGANHALAVNSATSALHIACLALGLGKGDWLWTSPITFVASANCGLYCGAQVDFVDIDSATYNLCPKKLEEKLIKAKASGTLPKVLVPVHLCGQPCDMQAIGRLAKEYGFKVIEDASHAIGGQYHGQPIGNCAYSDIAVFSFHPVKIVTTAEGGAVVTNNRELADKMALLRSHGITRETEQMVGESHGGWYYQQIDLGFNYRMTELQAALGVTQMKRLEQFITARHRLANRYNELLKDLPVVLPYQLENTYSGLHLYVIRLQLENVSLTHKEVFDSLRERGVGVNLHYIPVHTQPYYEKMGFREGDFPESEQYYREAISIPMFHAMSNEQQDKVVEVLSEVLN from the coding sequence GTGAGAAGAAAAGTGATCCCTTACGGCAAACAAGACATCACCCAAGAAGATATTGATGGAGTGGTAGAAGTACTAAACTCAAACTTTCTAACTCAAGGGCCGAAAGTTCCAGAGTTTGAAAAGTTATTAACTGACCATACAGGAGCAAATCATGCTTTAGCTGTGAACAGTGCAACGTCTGCTCTACATATTGCTTGTCTTGCCCTGGGATTAGGTAAGGGTGATTGGTTGTGGACATCTCCAATTACCTTTGTCGCATCAGCTAATTGTGGTTTGTATTGTGGTGCGCAAGTGGATTTTGTTGATATCGACTCTGCAACCTACAATTTATGCCCAAAGAAGCTAGAAGAGAAGTTAATCAAAGCCAAAGCGAGTGGTACTTTGCCCAAGGTGTTAGTGCCAGTGCACTTGTGCGGTCAGCCATGTGACATGCAAGCGATAGGTCGCTTGGCAAAAGAATATGGCTTTAAAGTTATCGAAGATGCATCACATGCAATTGGGGGGCAGTATCATGGACAACCAATTGGTAATTGTGCATATTCGGATATCGCCGTATTTAGTTTTCATCCAGTTAAAATCGTAACAACGGCTGAAGGTGGTGCTGTGGTGACTAACAACAGAGAGTTGGCAGATAAAATGGCGTTGTTGCGCAGTCATGGTATTACCCGAGAAACTGAACAAATGGTAGGTGAAAGTCACGGCGGTTGGTATTACCAACAAATCGATTTGGGCTTTAACTATAGAATGACAGAGTTACAAGCTGCATTGGGTGTGACACAAATGAAGCGCCTAGAGCAGTTCATTACAGCACGCCATCGGTTAGCAAACCGTTATAATGAGTTGTTAAAGGATTTACCAGTCGTTCTACCTTATCAGCTAGAAAATACTTATTCAGGTCTTCATCTCTATGTTATCCGTCTTCAGTTAGAGAATGTATCTTTGACACACAAAGAGGTATTTGATTCGCTTAGAGAAAGAGGGGTGGGAGTAAATTTACATTACATTCCGGTACATACTCAGCCTTATTACGAAAAGATGGGTTTTAGAGAAGGTGACTTCCCAGAGTCTGAGCAATATTATCGAGAAGCGATTTCGATACCGATGTTTCATGCAATGAGTAATGAGCAACAAGATAAAGTAGTGGAAGTACTATCTGAGGTCTTGAATTAG
- the pseF gene encoding pseudaminic acid cytidylyltransferase, whose product MNIAIIPARGGSKRIPRKNIKQFHGKPMIAYSIEAALNSGCFDKVIVSTDDSEVADIARNCGADVPFIRPADISDDYATTMDVMQHAVQWCEHRGYDVSNVCCLYATAPFVTSDFLRKGLNILESAQCEFVFSATSFPFPIQRAIKLSGKGEVNMFSPENENLRSQDLEDAYHDAGQFYWGKKTAFLERKAVFAPHSRVVLLPRICVQDIDTQEDWSFAEALYGALR is encoded by the coding sequence ATGAATATTGCAATTATACCTGCGAGGGGGGGAAGTAAGCGTATCCCTCGCAAAAATATAAAACAGTTCCATGGTAAGCCGATGATCGCTTATTCAATTGAAGCTGCTTTAAACTCAGGCTGTTTTGATAAAGTCATTGTATCAACCGATGATTCAGAGGTTGCAGACATCGCAAGAAACTGTGGCGCTGATGTGCCTTTTATACGTCCTGCCGATATATCCGATGATTATGCTACAACCATGGATGTAATGCAGCATGCGGTACAATGGTGTGAGCATCGTGGTTATGATGTAAGTAATGTATGTTGTTTATATGCAACGGCTCCTTTTGTGACTTCGGATTTCTTACGAAAAGGCTTAAATATACTCGAGTCTGCACAGTGTGAATTTGTGTTTAGTGCGACAAGTTTTCCATTTCCAATCCAGAGAGCGATCAAGCTGTCAGGTAAAGGGGAGGTAAATATGTTTTCGCCTGAGAATGAAAATTTGCGCTCGCAAGATCTAGAAGATGCGTACCATGATGCAGGGCAGTTTTATTGGGGAAAGAAAACGGCTTTCTTAGAGCGAAAGGCAGTTTTTGCTCCTCACTCAAGAGTTGTGTTGTTACCAAGAATCTGTGTGCAAGATATTGATACTCAAGAGGATTGGAGTTTTGCTGAGGCTCTGTATGGAGCGTTGAGGTAG
- the pseG gene encoding UDP-2,4-diacetamido-2,4,6-trideoxy-beta-L-altropyranose hydrolase: MKVIFRTDASRLIGSGHVMRCLVLAEVLYSHGWEVQFACIPQDGDLIHFIEKKGFTVIHLSPPLEFKKPKFDGDYESWLPCSESEDALEFVKAVGCTDWVVVDHYGLDSLWEKQVRGSLCCHLFAIDDLNRKHDCNLILDQNLWPELQSRYSSCSARKLLGPEYALLRPRFKELKLIAPEKENQIIAFFGGADPTQECEKLLAASSTLVNLPFKIIVVTGRLNSKHDELLKYAEIEHIEVVQFLYDFEFELAKSKYAIGASGVSNWERFCLNIPATIVSVADNQVVLSQYLYKQKLVSYLGSGKETTSDLYRKELTSLKQQWDDICPYKHLSIDGCGANKVVKIMESY; encoded by the coding sequence GTGAAAGTAATATTCAGGACAGATGCATCTCGGTTGATAGGTAGTGGCCATGTAATGCGCTGTTTGGTATTGGCTGAAGTACTGTACTCACATGGTTGGGAAGTTCAGTTTGCATGCATCCCTCAAGATGGAGATTTAATTCATTTTATTGAAAAAAAAGGCTTTACAGTCATACATCTCAGTCCTCCTTTAGAGTTTAAAAAGCCTAAATTTGATGGAGATTATGAATCATGGCTACCGTGTAGTGAAAGTGAAGATGCTTTAGAATTTGTTAAAGCTGTTGGCTGTACTGATTGGGTTGTTGTTGATCATTATGGTCTTGATTCCCTATGGGAAAAGCAAGTCCGAGGCTCACTCTGTTGTCACCTATTTGCCATTGATGATCTAAATCGTAAACATGACTGTAACTTGATTCTCGATCAAAACTTGTGGCCGGAATTACAATCACGTTATAGTTCTTGTTCCGCGAGGAAGCTTCTGGGACCAGAATATGCGTTATTACGGCCTCGGTTTAAAGAGCTGAAGCTCATCGCTCCAGAGAAAGAAAATCAAATAATTGCTTTTTTTGGAGGAGCAGATCCAACGCAAGAATGTGAGAAACTACTGGCGGCTTCCTCAACTTTGGTAAATTTGCCTTTTAAGATCATTGTTGTTACTGGGCGACTCAACTCAAAACATGACGAGTTGCTAAAATATGCGGAAATAGAGCATATAGAAGTTGTTCAATTTTTGTATGATTTTGAATTTGAGTTAGCAAAAAGTAAGTATGCAATTGGTGCTTCGGGTGTCAGTAACTGGGAGCGCTTTTGTTTAAATATTCCAGCCACTATTGTTTCAGTCGCAGACAATCAGGTAGTTTTATCTCAATATCTATATAAACAAAAGTTAGTTTCCTATCTTGGTAGTGGAAAAGAAACAACGTCGGATTTATACCGTAAAGAACTAACTTCCCTAAAACAGCAGTGGGATGATATTTGTCCTTATAAGCATTTATCTATTGACGGTTGCGGAGCAAATAAGGTCGTAAAAATAATGGAGTCTTATTAA
- the pseH gene encoding UDP-4-amino-4,6-dideoxy-N-acetyl-beta-L-altrosamine N-acetyltransferase, with amino-acid sequence MSITKKMDFIPLSPNDLDMILEWRNAPEVRSKMYTSHEISLEEHKAWFKRLKEDKTKAYFLAQLNGKAVGVVGFSEINIVHRIATWAFYTSPNAPRGTGSLMEYYALEYAFTALKLHKLRCEVLGFNQVVVKLHKKFGFIEEGKHRDAFFDGQAYHDIVHLGILAQEWEAVKSDLQTKLKLV; translated from the coding sequence ATGAGCATCACAAAAAAAATGGATTTTATTCCACTTTCTCCTAATGACTTGGATATGATTTTGGAGTGGCGTAATGCGCCTGAAGTTCGCTCAAAGATGTACACAAGCCATGAAATATCTTTAGAAGAGCATAAAGCATGGTTTAAGAGACTGAAAGAAGATAAAACAAAAGCTTACTTTCTTGCTCAACTAAATGGTAAAGCTGTTGGTGTCGTAGGCTTTTCTGAGATTAATATTGTCCATAGGATTGCTACTTGGGCATTCTATACATCACCTAATGCTCCGAGAGGCACGGGATCTTTAATGGAATATTATGCGTTAGAGTATGCGTTTACAGCCTTAAAACTTCACAAGTTACGTTGTGAAGTTTTAGGTTTCAACCAAGTTGTTGTTAAGCTGCATAAAAAGTTTGGCTTTATTGAAGAGGGTAAGCATAGAGACGCTTTCTTTGATGGTCAGGCTTATCATGATATTGTTCACTTAGGGATTTTGGCTCAAGAGTGGGAAGCAGTCAAAAGTGATTTACAAACCAAACTTAAGTTAGTTTAG
- the pseI gene encoding pseudaminic acid synthase: MKKEISIDGRKIGPDFPPYIIAELSANHNGDINRAFLIMEEAKKAGADAIKLQTYTHETITMDCDSEEFQIHGGLWDGQTLYELYKKAHMPWSWHKPLFEKAKELGITIFSSPFDFTAVELLEELGAPAYKIASFEVIDLPLIKKVAQTGKPMIISTGMANEKEIEEAIKTAKENGCQELVVLHCVSGYPAPAEQYNLRTITDIAERFDVLSGLSDHTIDNATAVTSVALGACLIEKHVTMDRSGGGADDSFSLEPLELKALCQDTKTAWQALGKVNYERTEAEKGNVKFRRSLYVVKDIEAGEELTPDNVRSIRPGFGLEPKYYEKVIGKVAKVHIVRGTPLSFELI, translated from the coding sequence ATGAAAAAAGAAATATCAATTGACGGTCGTAAAATCGGGCCAGATTTTCCTCCTTACATAATTGCAGAACTCTCAGCTAATCATAACGGCGATATTAACCGAGCTTTCCTAATTATGGAAGAAGCGAAAAAAGCAGGTGCTGATGCAATAAAGCTACAAACTTATACTCATGAGACGATCACGATGGATTGTGACTCTGAAGAGTTTCAAATTCATGGTGGTCTATGGGACGGCCAAACTTTGTATGAATTGTACAAAAAGGCTCATATGCCTTGGAGTTGGCATAAGCCATTATTTGAAAAAGCTAAAGAGCTTGGTATTACAATTTTTAGCTCTCCATTCGACTTTACCGCTGTAGAATTATTAGAAGAGTTGGGAGCACCAGCTTATAAAATTGCATCATTTGAAGTTATTGATTTACCTTTGATCAAGAAAGTCGCTCAGACAGGTAAGCCAATGATTATTTCAACAGGCATGGCGAACGAAAAAGAGATTGAAGAAGCAATAAAAACGGCCAAAGAGAATGGTTGTCAGGAGCTAGTTGTTCTTCACTGTGTTAGTGGTTATCCTGCACCGGCAGAGCAGTACAATCTTAGAACAATAACAGATATAGCTGAACGTTTTGATGTACTTTCAGGGTTGTCGGATCACACAATAGACAATGCTACTGCAGTTACTTCTGTCGCACTTGGTGCTTGTTTGATTGAGAAACATGTGACTATGGACCGTAGTGGTGGTGGAGCTGATGATAGTTTCTCTCTTGAACCATTAGAGCTCAAAGCTTTATGTCAAGACACGAAGACAGCATGGCAGGCTCTCGGCAAAGTTAACTATGAAAGAACGGAAGCTGAAAAAGGCAATGTGAAGTTTCGTCGTTCTTTGTATGTAGTGAAAGATATAGAAGCAGGTGAAGAGCTTACACCAGACAATGTTCGTAGTATTCGTCCTGGTTTTGGGCTGGAGCCAAAATACTATGAAAAGGTAATTGGAAAAGTTGCTAAAGTTCATATTGTTCGTGGAACACCTTTATCTTTTGAATTAATTTAA
- a CDS encoding lipopolysaccharide biosynthesis protein, which produces MSLTRNSTIYLLSNIINAAIPFLLLPILTRTLSPEEYGQVAMFQTFIVGLTAFVGVNSIGAANRKFYDEGNSKKELSKFNGACIQILLGSSLILLILAYIFIDSLKLFLSIPASWIYSALLVSILIFILNFRLGQWQVRGEAIKYGALQICNSILNMGLSLLLVVVLHHGSQGRVDGQIIAAVLVSVIALFLLKKDKLVKLYAWRPDLIKQILSFGIPLIPHIFGVFLLSAVDRFVINQKLGLSQAGIYMVAVQLSMALSVIFDAINKAYVPWLYDILKHNRANEKRMVVKYTYYYFFLLMLLVPVILFISPWILTFVSGEKYSSASQIIGLLCFGQILNGMYLMVTNYVFYAKKTGKLAIVTISSGLINIFLLFILIEKLGVLGAALAFLISKCIQFLFTWILASRVVQMPWFIFRKYDL; this is translated from the coding sequence ATGTCACTAACTAGAAACTCTACAATATATTTGCTGTCAAATATTATTAATGCAGCAATCCCGTTTCTACTTTTGCCTATCTTAACAAGGACTCTATCCCCTGAAGAGTATGGGCAAGTCGCAATGTTTCAGACCTTTATTGTAGGTTTGACTGCATTTGTCGGGGTTAATTCGATAGGTGCTGCTAACCGAAAATTTTATGATGAAGGTAATAGTAAAAAAGAACTTAGTAAATTCAATGGTGCGTGTATACAAATATTACTAGGGTCTAGCTTAATATTATTAATATTAGCTTATATTTTTATAGATTCTTTAAAGTTGTTTTTATCTATACCCGCAAGTTGGATATATAGTGCATTGCTAGTTTCCATTCTTATTTTTATCTTGAACTTTAGGCTAGGGCAATGGCAGGTACGTGGTGAAGCAATTAAATATGGCGCATTACAGATATGTAATAGCATACTTAATATGGGGTTGTCTTTGCTATTAGTTGTCGTATTGCATCATGGTTCTCAAGGACGAGTCGATGGTCAGATTATTGCTGCGGTATTAGTCTCTGTCATAGCATTATTTTTACTGAAAAAAGATAAGTTAGTCAAACTTTATGCTTGGAGACCAGATCTTATAAAGCAAATTTTATCTTTTGGCATTCCATTGATACCTCATATATTTGGTGTTTTTTTACTTTCAGCAGTTGATCGTTTCGTTATTAATCAAAAACTAGGTTTAAGTCAGGCTGGAATTTATATGGTTGCAGTACAATTAAGCATGGCATTGAGTGTAATATTTGATGCTATCAATAAAGCTTATGTTCCTTGGTTATATGATATTTTGAAACATAATAGAGCTAACGAAAAAAGAATGGTCGTTAAATATACTTACTATTATTTTTTCCTACTAATGTTACTTGTGCCAGTTATTCTTTTTATTAGCCCGTGGATATTGACATTTGTCTCCGGTGAAAAGTATAGCTCAGCTTCTCAAATTATTGGATTACTCTGCTTTGGCCAAATATTAAATGGTATGTACTTAATGGTTACTAATTATGTTTTTTATGCGAAAAAAACGGGAAAATTAGCGATAGTAACAATTTCCTCAGGGCTTATTAATATTTTTCTATTGTTCATATTGATAGAAAAACTAGGTGTTTTAGGTGCAGCATTAGCTTTTTTAATATCTAAATGTATTCAGTTTTTATTTACTTGGATTTTAGCTAGTAGAGTAGTTCAGATGCCTTGGTTTATTTTTCGTAAATATGACCTGTAA
- a CDS encoding polysialyltransferase family glycosyltransferase yields the protein MNDLKKSLIIFSKSDYQLLNAIIAIRKNNQVYEELIICHLGYWNNQSLLRHHIEGHKFTFFDNENEVLSYIKNKKIDIISAKFNPLLKINLNIDKYICIDDGLGSYANFFHLYKAAIREKNTIKLKLLYPVYFFATIIMHKLGFYEKDHVYKNGEIDVEYKNHLLKILSELAIDHNANKLEIKNKNRVLFCSQPYVDLGVLSTAEYEIFLNKVQNYFGENILILKHPGDKLFSYKGYDVVECDMFEIFMANNINNISVVTSINSTCLLTASSVFDIRSISFHDEKTKNLNDSFSKEIELLWNKYIFRVGI from the coding sequence ATGAATGACTTGAAGAAAAGTTTAATAATTTTTTCAAAATCAGATTATCAACTATTAAATGCAATCATTGCAATACGTAAGAATAATCAAGTATATGAAGAGTTAATTATATGCCATTTAGGATACTGGAATAATCAATCTTTATTAAGACATCATATTGAAGGTCACAAATTTACTTTTTTTGATAATGAAAATGAAGTATTGTCTTATATCAAGAATAAAAAAATAGATATAATATCAGCTAAATTTAATCCATTATTAAAAATTAATCTTAATATTGATAAATATATATGTATTGATGATGGACTTGGTAGTTATGCTAATTTTTTTCATTTATATAAAGCAGCAATTAGAGAAAAAAACACTATTAAGTTAAAACTTTTATATCCAGTTTACTTTTTTGCTACTATAATCATGCATAAGCTTGGTTTTTATGAAAAAGATCATGTATATAAGAATGGTGAAATAGACGTAGAATATAAGAATCATTTGCTTAAGATTCTATCTGAATTAGCTATTGACCATAATGCCAATAAACTAGAGATAAAAAATAAGAATAGAGTTTTATTTTGTAGTCAACCATATGTTGATCTTGGTGTTCTATCTACAGCCGAATATGAAATATTTTTAAATAAAGTACAAAACTATTTTGGTGAAAATATTTTAATACTAAAACATCCTGGTGACAAATTATTTAGTTATAAAGGATATGACGTTGTTGAATGTGACATGTTTGAAATTTTTATGGCCAATAACATAAATAACATCAGTGTAGTAACTTCAATAAATAGTACCTGTTTGTTAACAGCATCATCTGTTTTTGATATTAGATCAATATCATTTCATGATGAAAAAACAAAGAATTTAAATGATTCTTTTTCTAAAGAAATAGAATTACTTTGGAATAAGTATATTTTTAGAGTTGGTATTTAA
- a CDS encoding glycosyltransferase, giving the protein MDFDFCVLMSVYEKDNENYLNEALESLLSQTVKANEVIMIADGPLKDGQISIINKFKKILNIRIINLDENKGLAHALKIGVESSNYEWIARMDSDDICYPERFALQTEYLKLNPSIDIVGGNITEFQIKGKTISKRLVKENHEKIIEFSKFFSPMNHVTVMFRKSAVLNAGNYNQKYTMMEDYPLWMAMISNGAQFHNIQRPLVDVRVEGLSSRRKGLKYAKTEANMLIDFYKKKYIKLHHLIINLTIRFPIRTIASPMIKYAYMLTRGKSKFNN; this is encoded by the coding sequence ATGGATTTTGATTTTTGTGTATTAATGTCGGTTTATGAAAAAGATAATGAAAATTATTTGAATGAGGCATTGGAAAGTTTATTATCTCAAACAGTAAAAGCAAATGAAGTTATTATGATTGCTGATGGTCCGCTTAAAGATGGTCAAATCTCAATAATAAATAAGTTTAAAAAAATATTGAATATTAGAATTATAAATCTGGATGAGAATAAAGGCCTTGCTCATGCTTTAAAAATAGGAGTTGAAAGCTCTAACTATGAGTGGATAGCTAGAATGGATTCTGATGATATTTGCTACCCAGAGCGATTTGCATTGCAAACAGAGTATTTAAAACTAAATCCGAGTATTGATATTGTAGGAGGGAATATTACAGAATTTCAGATAAAAGGAAAAACAATTTCTAAAAGATTAGTTAAAGAAAATCATGAAAAAATAATAGAATTTTCAAAGTTTTTTTCACCAATGAATCATGTTACGGTGATGTTTAGAAAGTCAGCAGTGTTAAATGCGGGGAACTATAATCAAAAGTATACTATGATGGAAGATTATCCTTTATGGATGGCTATGATTAGTAATGGTGCTCAGTTTCATAATATACAACGTCCTCTGGTTGATGTCAGAGTTGAAGGATTAAGCTCCCGTAGAAAAGGTCTTAAATATGCTAAAACAGAAGCGAATATGTTGATCGACTTTTATAAGAAAAAATATATTAAGCTTCATCACCTAATCATAAATTTAACTATTAGGTTTCCAATAAGGACAATCGCAAGCCCAATGATTAAGTATGCATATATGTTGACAAGGGGAAAAAGCAAATTTAATAACTAA
- the wecA gene encoding UDP-N-acetylglucosamine--undecaprenyl-phosphate N-acetylglucosaminephosphotransferase: protein MFIPFVDLAFLFFFSLATIFFMRKFAKNIGLVDKPNERKLHNGAIPLVGGISICISLLYFLFNNPDIIQNTELYAGCIIILVTVGALDDKFDISFKIRFAIQAALSIAMMTLGNIELKTIGDVFGQGDIITLGWFGYLVTVLAVVGAINAFNMVDGIDGLLGGLSIVTFGGLGIMLAYDSQHNIAYLCLVMIVIMLPYILLNLGAFGRRRKVFMGDAGSMLIGFTVIWFLLLSSQNGTNPPLRPVTALWLIAVPLMDMSAIMYRRIRRGDSPFKPDREHLHHIFQRLGLSSTQTLVVICLIAAVYAGFGIYGEISNIPEYIMLYLFILCFFIYISLLSNVWKITSFFRKILETPK from the coding sequence ATGTTCATACCATTTGTCGATCTTGCTTTTTTATTCTTCTTTTCCCTAGCAACCATATTTTTTATGCGTAAGTTTGCTAAAAATATTGGATTAGTCGATAAACCGAATGAACGAAAGCTACATAATGGTGCAATACCTCTTGTTGGCGGGATATCTATATGTATATCTCTCTTATATTTCCTCTTTAATAATCCAGATATCATACAAAATACTGAGCTTTATGCTGGCTGCATTATCATATTAGTTACTGTGGGTGCCCTTGACGACAAATTTGATATTAGCTTCAAAATACGTTTCGCTATTCAAGCTGCTCTTTCTATAGCAATGATGACATTAGGCAATATCGAACTAAAAACGATTGGAGACGTATTTGGCCAAGGAGACATCATTACATTAGGCTGGTTTGGCTATCTAGTTACAGTATTAGCGGTTGTCGGAGCAATTAATGCCTTTAACATGGTTGACGGTATTGATGGATTACTTGGAGGCTTATCCATAGTTACTTTTGGTGGCCTAGGAATTATGCTCGCATACGATAGCCAACACAATATCGCATATTTATGTTTAGTAATGATTGTAATTATGCTTCCCTATATTTTACTTAACTTGGGTGCTTTTGGCCGGCGAAGAAAGGTATTTATGGGGGATGCAGGTAGCATGCTAATCGGCTTTACTGTTATTTGGTTTTTACTTCTATCTAGTCAAAACGGTACTAATCCTCCATTACGCCCGGTAACCGCACTTTGGTTGATTGCGGTCCCTCTGATGGATATGTCAGCAATTATGTACCGAAGAATACGAAGAGGCGACTCTCCATTTAAACCAGATAGAGAGCATCTACACCATATATTTCAAAGACTAGGACTCAGTTCAACTCAGACACTAGTTGTCATTTGCTTAATTGCAGCAGTATATGCAGGGTTTGGAATATATGGTGAGATATCTAATATACCTGAATATATAATGCTTTATTTGTTTATACTATGCTTTTTCATTTACATTTCATTATTAAGCAATGTATGGAAAATAACTTCATTTTTTAGGAAAATTTTAGAGACCCCAAAATAG